A single window of Pseudoduganella plicata DNA harbors:
- the hutG gene encoding N-formylglutamate deformylase has product MDYRFSAGEVPLLVSMPHVGTDIPDDIAATLAPCGRLLADTDWHLEQLYGFLGEMGASTLAARWSRYVIDLNRPPENTNLYPGQDTTGLCPVDTFGREPLYLEGRAPDQAEVQRRLALYWQPYHDCLRAELDRLLARHGRVVLWEAHSIASVVPRFFEGKLPDLNFGTANGASCDPALTERVTEAARADGRFTVAVNGRFKGGHITRHYGRPGPGVHAVQLEMCQSTYMDEMAPFGYRPDLAEQVQPVLRTMLQAAIDWARA; this is encoded by the coding sequence ATGGACTACCGTTTCAGCGCAGGGGAGGTGCCGCTGCTGGTATCGATGCCGCACGTGGGCACCGATATTCCCGACGATATCGCCGCCACGCTGGCGCCCTGCGGACGGCTGCTGGCCGATACCGACTGGCACTTGGAGCAGCTGTACGGTTTCCTGGGCGAGATGGGCGCATCGACGTTGGCGGCGCGCTGGTCGCGCTACGTGATCGACCTGAATCGCCCGCCGGAAAACACGAACCTGTATCCGGGCCAGGACACGACGGGCCTGTGCCCCGTCGACACGTTCGGTCGCGAGCCCCTGTACCTGGAGGGCCGGGCGCCGGACCAGGCAGAAGTACAGCGCCGCCTGGCGCTGTACTGGCAGCCCTACCACGACTGCCTGCGCGCGGAGCTGGACCGGCTGCTGGCGCGGCATGGGCGCGTGGTGCTGTGGGAAGCGCATTCGATCGCGTCCGTCGTTCCCCGCTTCTTCGAGGGGAAGCTGCCGGACCTCAATTTCGGCACGGCCAACGGCGCCAGCTGCGATCCGGCACTGACGGAGCGCGTGACGGAAGCCGCGCGGGCGGACGGCAGGTTTACCGTTGCGGTCAACGGCCGCTTCAAGGGCGGCCATATCACCCGTCATTACGGCCGCCCCGGGCCGGGCGTCCACGCCGTGCAGCTCGAGATGTGCCAGTCCACGTATATGGACGAGATGGCGCCGTTCGGCTACCGGCCCGACCTGGCGGAGCAGGTGCAGCCGGTGCTGCGCACGATGCTGCAGGCGGCGATCGACTGGGCGCGCGCGTGA
- a CDS encoding Mpo1 family 2-hydroxy fatty acid dioxygenase produces MSDPRTIHSLLDQYSDSHRNPTNELIHFVCVPLIMLSLLGFLWWLHPLVAIAAVAACLAYYWKLSRPFSAGMLVMALVMLGILAALPPMTVLPLCIAMFVLAWIGQFIGHMIEGKKPSFFDDLRFLLIGPLFVLSFLYRRFNLAY; encoded by the coding sequence ATGAGCGACCCGCGCACCATCCATTCGCTGCTCGACCAGTACAGCGACAGCCACCGCAATCCGACAAACGAGTTGATCCACTTTGTCTGCGTGCCGCTGATCATGCTGTCGCTGCTGGGATTCCTGTGGTGGCTGCATCCGCTGGTGGCCATCGCGGCCGTGGCGGCGTGCCTGGCGTACTACTGGAAGCTTTCGCGGCCGTTCTCGGCCGGGATGCTGGTGATGGCGCTTGTCATGCTTGGGATTTTAGCGGCATTGCCGCCGATGACCGTCCTGCCGTTGTGCATTGCGATGTTCGTGCTGGCCTGGATCGGCCAGTTCATCGGCCATATGATCGAGGGCAAGAAGCCGTCCTTCTTCGACGACTTGCGCTTCCTGCTGATCGGCCCGTTGTTCGTGCTGAGCTTCCTGTACCGCCGCTTCAACCTCGCCTACTGA
- a CDS encoding ABC transporter permease/substrate-binding protein: MCAALLSAALPALADDVLRVGSKRFTESYILAEVVTQTAAPHARTEHRQGLGNTAIVLEALKNGSIDVYPEYVGTIDQEVLKHDKPASLEQIRRELAPMGLGVAIPLGFNNTYALAVRSDTAGVRTLSDLARQPGLRFGLSHEFIGRADGWAGLRQRYGLLQEPRGLDHGIAYEALAQRQVDVIDIYSTDAKIGRYKLTVLEDDKHYFPRYDAVLLYRLDAARRFPAAWAALQKLEGRISATDMIAMNGAAELQGQPFAGIAKNWLMSHPAEPVSTLGSSRGRPVPDMDTGSSASALPPRVNTGSAAPKFTDVLFASDLGRLTGQHVLLVALSVLLACVVGVPLGIVAACQTRLRQSVLGLAGMLQTIPSLALLAILIPLLGRIGIVPALVALFVYALLPIVRNTCTGLAGVPRGLQQAGLALGLNRWQRLWHVELPLALPVILAGVKTAAVMSVGTATIAAFIGAGGYGERITTGLALNDNNMMLAGAIPAAVLALLTQALFELAERRFVVQQVRH, translated from the coding sequence CTGTGCGCCGCGTTGCTGTCGGCCGCATTGCCGGCGCTGGCGGACGACGTGCTGCGCGTCGGCTCGAAGCGCTTTACGGAGTCGTACATCCTGGCCGAAGTGGTGACGCAGACGGCGGCGCCGCACGCGCGCACGGAGCACCGGCAGGGCCTGGGCAACACGGCCATCGTGCTGGAAGCGCTGAAGAACGGCAGCATCGACGTCTATCCGGAATATGTGGGCACGATCGACCAGGAAGTCCTGAAGCACGACAAGCCCGCGTCACTGGAACAGATCCGGCGCGAGCTGGCGCCGATGGGCCTGGGCGTTGCGATCCCGCTGGGTTTCAACAACACCTACGCGCTGGCCGTGCGGAGCGACACGGCGGGCGTGCGCACGCTGTCCGACCTGGCAAGGCAGCCCGGCCTGCGCTTTGGCCTGTCGCATGAATTCATCGGCCGCGCCGACGGCTGGGCCGGCCTGCGCCAGCGCTACGGCCTGCTGCAGGAACCGCGCGGGCTCGACCACGGCATTGCCTACGAAGCGCTGGCGCAGCGCCAGGTGGACGTCATCGACATTTATTCGACAGATGCGAAGATCGGCCGCTACAAGCTGACGGTGCTGGAAGACGACAAACATTATTTCCCCCGCTACGACGCGGTGCTGCTGTACCGCCTGGACGCCGCCAGACGCTTCCCCGCGGCCTGGGCCGCGCTGCAAAAGCTGGAAGGCCGCATCTCCGCCACCGACATGATCGCGATGAACGGCGCCGCCGAGCTGCAAGGCCAGCCGTTTGCCGGCATCGCCAAAAACTGGCTGATGTCCCACCCGGCCGAGCCCGTGTCTACCTTGGGGTCATCACGGGGACGCCCAGTCCCCGACATGGACACGGGCTCATCCGCGTCCGCGTTACCCCCTCGCGTGAACACAGGTTCAGCCGCACCAAAATTCACCGATGTATTGTTCGCATCCGACCTCGGCCGCCTGACGGGCCAGCACGTGCTGCTGGTCGCCTTGTCCGTGCTGCTGGCCTGCGTCGTTGGCGTGCCGCTGGGCATTGTCGCGGCCTGCCAGACGCGACTGCGTCAAAGCGTGCTGGGCCTGGCGGGCATGCTGCAGACGATCCCGTCGCTGGCGCTGCTGGCGATACTGATTCCGCTGCTGGGCCGCATCGGCATCGTGCCGGCGCTGGTCGCGCTGTTTGTCTACGCCTTGCTGCCCATCGTGCGCAACACGTGCACAGGGCTGGCTGGCGTGCCGCGTGGGCTCCAGCAGGCGGGGCTGGCATTGGGACTGAACCGCTGGCAGCGGCTGTGGCACGTGGAGTTGCCGCTGGCGCTGCCGGTGATCCTGGCGGGCGTCAAGACGGCTGCGGTGATGAGCGTGGGTACGGCCACCATCGCCGCCTTTATCGGTGCGGGCGGCTACGGCGAACGCATCACGACGGGGCTGGCGCTAAACGACAACAACATGATGCTGGCGGGTGCCATTCCCGCCGCGGTGCTCGCGCTGCTGACGCAGGCATTGTTCGAACTGGCCGAGCGACGGTTTGTGGTGCAACAGGTACGTCACTGA
- a CDS encoding HutD/Ves family protein codes for MTTLIQYASLNPTPWKNGGGCTTEILASPPGATLHDFDWRISLATIAQSGPFSVFPGIDRTLTLVDGGSVVLDVGNERKVALSEREPVVAFPGEIPVSATVDGVPTTDFNVMTRRERCSHQLERRVVRDYSILERRSALTVLFLAEGETLTVYSSRERMALVRYDAVVLDREEVWTLEAPSATVFIVDIMPNEEDD; via the coding sequence ATGACGACGCTGATTCAGTATGCAAGCCTGAACCCCACGCCATGGAAGAACGGCGGGGGCTGCACCACGGAGATCCTGGCCTCCCCGCCCGGCGCCACATTGCACGATTTCGACTGGCGTATCAGCCTGGCGACGATCGCGCAGAGCGGCCCGTTTTCCGTCTTCCCCGGCATCGACCGCACATTGACCCTGGTCGATGGCGGCAGCGTCGTGCTGGACGTGGGCAACGAGCGCAAGGTGGCGTTGTCCGAACGCGAGCCGGTCGTCGCATTTCCCGGCGAGATCCCCGTCTCGGCCACCGTCGATGGCGTGCCGACGACGGACTTCAATGTGATGACGCGCCGCGAGCGCTGCTCGCACCAGCTGGAACGGCGCGTGGTGCGCGACTATTCCATCCTGGAGCGGCGCAGCGCGCTGACGGTGCTGTTCCTGGCCGAAGGCGAGACGCTGACGGTCTACAGCAGCCGCGAGCGCATGGCGCTGGTGCGCTATGATGCCGTGGTACTCGACCGCGAGGAAGTGTGGACGCTGGAAGCGCCCAGCGCCACCGTCTTCATCGTCGACATCATGCCCAACGAGGAGGACGACTAG
- a CDS encoding DMT family transporter: MPSSLLFLIASLIWGSTFWAITLQLGEVPPSVSVVYRFALASAALFAWCKLRGDKLTLSWHAQRWTILQGCATFGLSYICTYSAEQYLVSALVAVLFALMVFWNPLIGRLVLGTPLNWRTWAAGSVALSGVILLFYQSIGNAIRDILAGGEGHFLLGLILALTATLASSFGNVVVVKVRQQAPNVLLTMAWGMLWGTLLVALWALATGERFVAPPTARYWAGLIYLSLFGSVIAFACFFTLIDRIGSHKAVYIGVVTPVISVLLSIRLEHFRPGVLEWAGMVLCLGSVAWVLRTPTPARPVVAIDPDLLKKAS, from the coding sequence ATGCCTTCCTCGCTGCTCTTCCTTATCGCCAGCCTCATCTGGGGTTCAACCTTCTGGGCCATCACGCTGCAACTGGGTGAGGTGCCGCCGAGCGTTTCCGTCGTCTACCGTTTTGCGCTGGCGTCCGCCGCGCTGTTCGCGTGGTGCAAGCTGCGCGGCGACAAGCTGACGCTCTCCTGGCATGCGCAGCGCTGGACGATCCTGCAAGGCTGTGCCACCTTCGGCCTCAGCTATATCTGCACGTATTCGGCCGAGCAATACCTCGTGTCGGCGCTGGTTGCCGTGCTGTTCGCGCTGATGGTGTTCTGGAATCCGCTGATCGGCCGGCTCGTGCTGGGCACGCCGCTGAACTGGCGCACGTGGGCGGCCGGGAGCGTGGCCTTGTCCGGCGTCATCCTGCTGTTCTACCAGTCGATCGGCAATGCCATCCGCGACATCCTGGCCGGCGGCGAGGGCCACTTCCTGCTGGGCCTGATTCTGGCGCTGACCGCCACATTGGCCAGCTCCTTCGGCAACGTGGTCGTGGTCAAGGTGCGCCAACAGGCCCCGAACGTATTGCTGACAATGGCCTGGGGCATGCTGTGGGGCACGCTGCTGGTGGCGCTGTGGGCGCTGGCGACGGGCGAGCGCTTCGTGGCCCCGCCGACGGCGCGCTATTGGGCCGGGCTGATCTATCTGTCGCTGTTCGGCTCCGTCATCGCCTTTGCCTGTTTCTTCACACTGATCGACCGCATCGGTTCCCACAAGGCCGTGTATATCGGCGTCGTCACGCCCGTGATCTCCGTGCTGCTGTCGATCCGGCTGGAACATTTCCGCCCCGGCGTCCTCGAATGGGCTGGCATGGTACTGTGCCTGGGCAGTGTTGCCTGGGTGCTGCGCACGCCGACGCCCGCCCGACCTGTTGTCGCCATCGATCCCGACCTGTTAAAGAAAGCCTCATGA
- the hutH gene encoding histidine ammonia-lyase produces the protein MTQPNHTLTLNPGKLTLAELRAAWTAHGPIALAAEAYPVIDASAQAVQAIVQKGEAAYGINTGFGLLAKTRIPDDKLEQLQRNLILSHSVGTGDLMPDHVVRLLMLMKIGSLARGYSGIRAVVIDTLIALYNAGIMPAIPVKGSVGASGDLAPLSHMTLAILGVGEVRVKGELMQAADALTSAGIAPVVLAAKEGLALINGTQASAALALHGLFMAERLLEAGMVTGSLSLDAAKGSDSPFDARVHEVRGQPGQIAAAAIYRQLVTGSAIRASHLVGDERVQDPYCLRCQPQVMGACMDLIANVTRTLLIEANAVTDNPLLFRDGDEVNIVSGGNFHAEPVAFAADTLALAIAEIGSIAERRIALLIDATLSGLPPFLVREPGVNSGFMIAHVTAAALASENKSLAHPASVDTIPTSANQEDHVSMATFAARRLDEMAHNTAAIIGIELLAAAQGVDFHRPLRTSPHLEHVHAQLRQKVPFFDADRYFAPDIEAAKQMVLKGELSATCRNLFTPLHP, from the coding sequence ATGACGCAACCGAACCACACCCTGACCCTGAATCCCGGCAAGCTGACGTTGGCCGAGCTGCGCGCCGCCTGGACGGCGCACGGCCCGATCGCGCTGGCTGCCGAGGCCTATCCTGTCATCGACGCGTCCGCGCAGGCGGTGCAGGCCATCGTGCAGAAGGGCGAAGCGGCATACGGCATCAACACGGGCTTCGGCCTGCTGGCGAAAACCCGCATTCCGGACGACAAGCTCGAACAACTGCAGCGCAACCTGATCCTGTCGCATTCCGTCGGCACGGGCGACCTGATGCCCGACCACGTCGTGCGCCTCTTGATGCTGATGAAGATCGGCAGCCTGGCGCGCGGCTATTCCGGCATCCGCGCGGTCGTCATCGACACCTTGATCGCGCTGTACAACGCCGGCATCATGCCGGCCATTCCCGTGAAAGGTTCCGTCGGCGCTTCCGGCGACCTGGCGCCGCTGTCGCACATGACGCTGGCGATCCTGGGCGTGGGCGAGGTGCGCGTCAAGGGTGAACTGATGCAGGCGGCCGACGCTTTGACGTCGGCCGGCATTGCGCCCGTCGTGCTGGCGGCCAAGGAGGGCCTGGCGCTGATCAACGGCACGCAGGCGTCGGCGGCGCTGGCGCTGCATGGCCTGTTCATGGCCGAGCGGCTGCTGGAGGCGGGCATGGTGACGGGATCGCTGTCGCTGGATGCGGCCAAGGGCAGCGACTCGCCGTTCGACGCGCGCGTGCACGAAGTGCGCGGCCAGCCGGGCCAGATCGCCGCGGCGGCCATCTATCGTCAGCTGGTGACGGGCAGCGCGATCCGCGCCTCGCACCTGGTTGGCGACGAGCGGGTGCAGGACCCGTACTGCCTGCGCTGCCAGCCGCAGGTGATGGGCGCCTGCATGGACCTGATCGCCAACGTCACCCGCACCCTGCTGATCGAGGCGAACGCCGTCACCGACAACCCGCTGCTGTTCCGGGACGGCGATGAGGTCAACATCGTCTCGGGCGGCAACTTCCATGCCGAGCCGGTGGCGTTTGCCGCCGACACGCTGGCGCTGGCCATCGCGGAGATCGGCAGCATCGCCGAACGCCGCATCGCGCTGCTGATCGACGCGACCTTGTCCGGCCTGCCGCCGTTCCTCGTGCGCGAGCCGGGCGTCAATTCCGGCTTCATGATCGCCCATGTGACGGCGGCGGCGCTGGCGTCGGAGAACAAGTCGCTGGCGCATCCGGCCAGCGTGGACACCATTCCCACGTCGGCGAACCAGGAAGACCACGTCAGCATGGCCACGTTCGCGGCGCGCCGGCTGGACGAAATGGCGCACAATACGGCGGCAATCATCGGCATCGAGCTGCTGGCCGCGGCGCAGGGCGTCGACTTCCACCGGCCCCTGCGCACGTCGCCGCACCTGGAGCACGTGCATGCGCAGCTGCGACAGAAGGTGCCATTCTTCGACGCCGACCGATACTTCGCACCCGATATCGAGGCGGCCAAGCAGATGGTGTTGAAAGGCGAGCTGTCCGCCACGTGCCGCAACCTGTTTACGCCACTGCATCCGTAA
- a CDS encoding DUF6516 family protein → MSLNELIQVCIAHNLDGYNIDLGVKSFAVNLLKPEMPVISIQLRSLDELLRMMKKADSTHIYIARGVFYLNALYSVTNSFPAARIYYLKTQDLMAVAAIGSFLEEHSVRLPPVNDAQLSQLIDDQCYPERYAKWHTQWEANSRTFKGLLDGRIQNTSVEQGIWLSSNGRCMFCESKTDRMSTATIMAEKGVLVGFQLCGEHETEAMNHPTLFNYICSKTGIPAPFFARATVVLHGKYALTITRHALLKDLDCENEKVSGATITAKRKSGFRVIVRQDALHDYAYIIQDPRRRPVSRIDSANHHHVAYGPDHVHRDLRKANKNKVEPSFTYGFVAADLKAIKKLIENAETQWQSKLAAQPFGKA, encoded by the coding sequence ATGAGCTTGAACGAATTAATACAGGTTTGCATTGCCCATAACCTCGATGGGTACAACATCGACCTCGGAGTCAAAAGTTTCGCTGTAAACCTGTTAAAGCCGGAGATGCCTGTCATTTCGATTCAGTTGCGTAGTCTGGACGAGCTCTTGCGAATGATGAAGAAGGCTGATAGCACCCATATCTACATTGCTCGCGGCGTTTTCTATTTGAATGCGCTCTACTCGGTGACAAATAGTTTCCCCGCAGCACGCATCTACTACCTGAAAACGCAAGATCTAATGGCCGTTGCGGCTATAGGCAGCTTTTTGGAAGAACATAGTGTGAGGCTGCCGCCAGTGAACGATGCACAGCTCTCCCAATTAATAGATGACCAGTGCTACCCCGAAAGATATGCAAAATGGCACACACAATGGGAGGCGAATAGCAGAACATTCAAAGGCTTGTTAGACGGACGCATCCAAAATACCTCGGTCGAGCAAGGGATTTGGCTATCGTCCAATGGCCGGTGCATGTTCTGTGAGAGCAAGACGGACCGCATGTCTACCGCGACCATTATGGCAGAAAAGGGAGTGCTGGTTGGTTTCCAGCTCTGTGGCGAGCACGAGACTGAGGCAATGAATCATCCGACGCTATTCAACTATATCTGTTCCAAGACTGGCATTCCTGCACCATTCTTTGCTCGAGCAACGGTTGTTCTTCACGGCAAATACGCACTCACCATCACCCGCCATGCCCTGCTCAAGGATCTAGATTGCGAAAATGAGAAGGTTAGCGGAGCGACTATCACCGCTAAGCGTAAGTCCGGCTTTCGCGTTATTGTCCGCCAAGATGCATTACACGACTATGCTTATATTATCCAGGACCCACGGAGAAGACCAGTTTCAAGAATTGATTCTGCCAATCACCATCACGTCGCATATGGCCCGGACCATGTCCATCGCGATTTAAGAAAGGCGAATAAAAACAAGGTTGAGCCGAGTTTTACATACGGATTCGTTGCCGCTGACCTTAAAGCGATAAAAAAGCTAATCGAGAATGCGGAAACACAGTGGCAAAGCAAGCTTGCAGCGCAACCGTTCGGCAAGGCGTAA
- the hutI gene encoding imidazolonepropionase, with protein MTQWDLLITNVHLARMTGGGYGELRDGAIAVRDGRIAWLGPAAEAAGQGEAREVRDGGGCWLTPGLVDCHTHIVHAGNRSDEFEARLNGATYEDIARAGGGIMSTVRATRAAGEEELLAASMPRIASLLAEGVTTLEIKSGYGLDLASEAKMLRVARKVGQTMPVRVVTTFLGAHALPPEYAGRPDAYVDAVCAMIPALVGDGLVDAVDAFCERIGFTREQTERVFDAARAHGLPVKLHAEQLSDQQGAQLVARFDGLSADHLEHLSEEGIAAMAQGGTVAVLLPGAYYFLRDTTPPPVAALRAAGVPMAVATDNNPGTSPMTSLLLAMNMACTLWRLTPLEALAGCTAHGARALGLADEIGTLETGKRADFALWRIARPADLSYAIGFNPCAAVVNGGVWRAA; from the coding sequence ATGACACAGTGGGACCTGCTGATCACGAACGTCCACCTGGCCCGCATGACGGGCGGTGGCTACGGCGAGTTGCGCGACGGCGCGATTGCCGTGCGCGATGGCCGCATCGCCTGGCTCGGTCCTGCTGCCGAAGCGGCAGGGCAGGGTGAGGCCCGCGAGGTGCGCGATGGCGGCGGCTGCTGGCTCACGCCCGGGCTGGTCGACTGCCATACCCACATCGTCCATGCCGGCAACCGCAGCGACGAATTCGAGGCGCGGCTGAACGGCGCCACCTATGAGGACATCGCCCGCGCCGGCGGCGGCATCATGTCCACCGTGCGCGCTACGCGCGCCGCGGGCGAGGAGGAGCTGCTGGCGGCCAGCATGCCGCGCATCGCCAGCCTGCTGGCCGAAGGCGTGACAACCCTGGAGATCAAGTCCGGCTATGGGCTCGACCTGGCATCCGAAGCGAAGATGCTGCGCGTGGCGCGCAAGGTGGGGCAGACGATGCCCGTGCGCGTGGTCACGACATTCCTGGGCGCGCATGCGCTGCCGCCCGAATACGCGGGGCGGCCGGATGCCTACGTGGACGCTGTGTGCGCCATGATCCCCGCTCTCGTCGGGGACGGGCTGGTCGATGCCGTCGATGCCTTTTGCGAGCGCATCGGCTTTACCCGTGAGCAGACGGAACGCGTGTTCGACGCGGCGCGTGCGCACGGCCTGCCAGTCAAGCTGCATGCCGAGCAACTGTCCGACCAGCAGGGGGCGCAGCTGGTGGCGCGCTTCGACGGCCTGTCGGCCGACCACCTGGAACACCTGAGCGAGGAAGGCATCGCCGCGATGGCGCAGGGCGGCACCGTGGCCGTGCTGCTGCCGGGCGCCTATTACTTCCTGCGCGACACGACGCCGCCGCCCGTTGCCGCGTTGCGCGCGGCCGGCGTGCCGATGGCGGTCGCCACGGACAACAACCCCGGCACGTCGCCGATGACGTCCCTGCTGCTGGCCATGAACATGGCGTGCACGTTGTGGCGCCTGACGCCGCTGGAGGCGCTGGCCGGCTGCACGGCCCACGGCGCGCGCGCGCTGGGACTGGCGGACGAGATCGGCACGCTGGAAACCGGCAAGCGCGCGGACTTCGCGCTGTGGCGCATCGCCCGGCCGGCGGACCTCAGCTATGCCATCGGCTTCAATCCCTGCGCTGCGGTCGTCAACGGTGGCGTGTGGCGGGCCGCATAG
- a CDS encoding GNAT family N-acetyltransferase codes for MSLHIRPARPEDVSSIFAMIRELAVFEKLEHMVIANEAMLQDALFGVRPPCEAIVGEEHGEVVTFALFFHNFSTFLCKKGLYLEDLYVKQNRRGKGYGKQMLVALAALAVERGCGRFEWSVLDWNANAISFYEKMGADVLPDWRICRVTGDALMHLARGA; via the coding sequence ATGAGCCTGCATATCCGCCCCGCCCGTCCGGAAGACGTCTCGTCCATTTTCGCCATGATCCGCGAGTTGGCCGTGTTTGAAAAACTGGAACACATGGTGATCGCCAACGAAGCGATGCTGCAGGACGCGCTGTTCGGCGTGCGGCCGCCATGCGAGGCGATTGTCGGCGAAGAGCACGGCGAGGTGGTGACGTTCGCGCTGTTCTTCCATAACTTCTCCACCTTCCTGTGCAAGAAGGGCCTGTATCTGGAAGACCTGTACGTCAAGCAGAACCGTCGCGGCAAGGGCTACGGCAAGCAGATGCTGGTCGCGCTGGCGGCGCTGGCCGTCGAGCGCGGGTGCGGCCGCTTCGAGTGGTCGGTGCTGGACTGGAACGCCAACGCCATCAGCTTCTACGAGAAGATGGGCGCGGACGTGCTGCCGGACTGGCGCATCTGCCGCGTCACCGGCGACGCGCTGATGCACCTGGCCCGCGGCGCCTAA
- a CDS encoding formimidoylglutamate deiminase encodes MSALFCRRALLPQGWRNDVLLRWDAQGLLTEVTPDAVAPADAEVAQLVLPGMVNLHSHSFQRALSGMTEIAGDGPDSFWTWRDLMYRFARQITPEQMGAIAAQLFSECLRHGYTSVCEFHYVHRQPDGALYADIAETARRVVDAAQLAGIGITMLPVLYSYAGFGNAPLQPEQARFRTDAEDVLKILTALEPLRSTAVEVGVAPHSLRAASVEQIRTVLAALPGERPVHIHIAEQVGEVRQCLDHSGRRPVRYLFDHLSVDARWCLVHATHLDDDETAMLAASGAVAGLCPTTEANLGDGLFPLAPYLAQGGRFGVGSDSHVSQSPVEELRWLEYGQRLVRQARNIAVAPHERRVGNHLWQAALAGGAQAAGRAVGALAVGYCADVLVLDDSHPNLYGLAAPDVLNGFIFSGNDNLVQDVLAGGRWVVRGQKHVAQPAIAARFRQTLAELRELRS; translated from the coding sequence GTGAGTGCGCTGTTCTGCCGCCGCGCGCTGCTGCCGCAGGGCTGGCGCAACGACGTGCTGCTGCGCTGGGATGCCCAGGGCCTGCTGACGGAAGTGACGCCCGACGCGGTCGCGCCGGCCGATGCCGAAGTGGCGCAACTGGTCTTGCCGGGCATGGTCAACCTGCACTCGCACAGTTTTCAGCGTGCGCTGTCCGGCATGACGGAGATCGCTGGAGATGGACCGGACAGCTTTTGGACCTGGCGCGACCTGATGTACCGGTTCGCCCGCCAGATCACGCCGGAGCAGATGGGGGCGATTGCCGCCCAGCTGTTTTCCGAATGCCTGCGCCATGGCTACACGTCCGTTTGCGAGTTCCATTATGTGCACCGTCAGCCCGATGGCGCGTTATACGCGGATATCGCCGAGACGGCGCGGCGCGTCGTGGACGCCGCGCAGCTGGCGGGCATCGGCATCACGATGCTGCCTGTGCTCTACAGTTATGCGGGATTCGGCAACGCGCCGCTCCAACCGGAGCAAGCCCGTTTCCGCACGGATGCGGAAGACGTGCTGAAAATCCTGACGGCGCTGGAACCGTTGCGCAGTACCGCCGTCGAGGTAGGGGTAGCCCCGCATTCGCTGCGGGCAGCCTCGGTCGAGCAGATTCGCACGGTGCTGGCGGCGCTGCCGGGGGAGCGGCCGGTGCACATCCATATTGCCGAGCAGGTTGGCGAAGTGCGGCAGTGCCTGGATCATAGCGGGCGCCGCCCGGTGCGGTACTTGTTTGATCATCTTTCGGTTGACGCGCGCTGGTGTCTGGTCCACGCTACGCACCTGGACGATGACGAAACGGCCATGCTGGCGGCCAGCGGTGCCGTGGCGGGGCTGTGCCCGACCACGGAAGCGAACCTGGGCGACGGCCTGTTCCCGCTGGCGCCCTACCTGGCGCAGGGCGGCCGGTTCGGCGTGGGCAGCGACAGTCATGTGTCGCAGAGTCCTGTGGAAGAATTGCGCTGGCTGGAATACGGCCAGCGGCTTGTGCGGCAGGCACGCAATATCGCCGTCGCACCGCACGAGCGGCGGGTGGGCAACCACCTGTGGCAGGCGGCACTGGCAGGCGGTGCGCAAGCGGCCGGCCGTGCGGTCGGCGCACTGGCCGTCGGCTATTGCGCGGACGTGCTGGTGCTGGACGACAGCCACCCGAACCTGTACGGGCTGGCGGCGCCGGATGTGCTGAACGGCTTTATCTTCAGCGGTAACGACAATCTGGTACAAGACGTATTGGCCGGCGGACGGTGGGTCGTGCGCGGCCAGAAGCACGTGGCGCAACCGGCCATCGCCGCGCGCTTCCGACAGACGCTGGCCGAACTGCGCGAGTTGCGATCATGA
- a CDS encoding DNA-deoxyinosine glycosylase has product MTAPLTGLAPVIDSNTRVLILGSFPGAASLAAQQYYAHPRNALWPILSALTGEDLVSLPYADRLPRLLAHGFGLWDVLGACEREGSLDSAIRNPAANDFERLHRLCPALETVGFNGQTSGKFAPQFAAAGYRTVVLPSTSPAYAGMSLDNKIEEWRRVTHAS; this is encoded by the coding sequence ATGACCGCTCCTCTCACGGGCCTGGCGCCCGTCATCGACAGCAACACCCGCGTCCTGATCCTCGGCAGCTTCCCCGGCGCCGCCTCGCTTGCTGCCCAGCAGTACTACGCCCACCCGCGCAATGCGCTGTGGCCGATCCTGTCCGCGCTGACGGGAGAGGATCTCGTCAGCCTCCCTTACGCCGACCGGCTGCCGCGCCTGCTGGCGCACGGCTTCGGGCTATGGGACGTGCTCGGCGCCTGCGAACGCGAGGGCAGCCTGGATTCGGCGATCCGCAACCCGGCGGCAAACGATTTCGAGCGGCTGCATCGGCTGTGCCCGGCATTGGAGACTGTGGGGTTTAACGGGCAGACGTCGGGAAAGTTTGCTCCCCAGTTTGCCGCGGCGGGTTATCGGACGGTGGTGTTGCCGTCGACTTCGCCGGCGTATGCGGGGATGTCGCTTGATAATAAAATCGAGGAGTGGCGAAGGGTTACGCACGCATCGTAG